The genomic stretch GTGGCACTCAGCCAGGCCGCACGCCTGATTCAAGACTGGCGTTTCAACGCCTGCAGCCTGCTGGTGACCCTGGAGCCCTGTCCGATGTGTGCCGGAGCCCTGATCCAGGCCCGCATGGGCCGGGTGGTGTTCGCCGCAGGGGACGTCAAGCGTGGAGCCCTGGGGGGCTGTCTCAACCTGGCGCAGGACCCCAGTGCCCATCACCACATGGAGGTCATGGGCGGTGTGCGTGAGCCGGAGGCCAGGGAGCTGCTGGAGAACTGGTTCAGGGGCCGGAGACGGGCTCAGGCGATCGCGGCAACCGGAGCTGACTGACGGAAGGCGGGAAGTTCCGTCTCCAGCAGGTCGAGCAGCAGGTCGACGTTCTCAGGCTGGCTGTTGTAGCCCATCAGGCCGATCCGCCAGACCTTGCCGGCGAGGGCGCCGAGTCCACCGCCCACCTCGATGCCGTGGGTGTTGAGCAGATGCAGGGAGAAGGCCTTGCCATCCACGTCCTCGGGAATGCGCACCGTGGTGAGGGTGGGCAGGCGCAGATGGTCCGGCACATGCAGCTCGAGGCCAAGGCGCTCCAGGCCCGTCCAGAGGCGCTCGGCATTGAGGCGGTGTCGTCTCCAGGCGTTCTCCAGGCCTTCGTCGGCCAGCAGACGCAGGGCTTCGCGCATGCCGAAATTCATGTTCACCGGGGCGGTGTGGTGATACACCCGGTTGCTGCCCCAGTACTGGTTGAGCAGGGAGACATCCAGATACCAGTTGGGCACCTTGCCGCTGCGGGAGGCCAGCTTGGCCTCGGCCCGCTCCCCCATGGTGAAGGGGCCGAGTCCCGGAGGGCAGCTCAGACCTTTTTGGCTGCAGCTGTAGGCCAGGTCGACACCCCAGGCATCAAGGTGCAGGGGGACGGCCCCGAGGGATGTGACCGTGTCGAGCAGCAGCAGGCAGTCATAGCGGCGGCAGAGCTCGCCGATTCCTTCCATCGGCTGGCAGACACCGGTGGAGGTTTCGGCGTGAACCATCGCCAGGATCGCCGGACGATGGCTGTCCAGTGCCTGCTCGATCTCCTCGAGTGTGAAGGCCTCTCCCCAGGGCCGCTCGATCGTGGCCACCTCGGCCCGGTAGCGCCCGGCCATGTCGACGAGGCGCAGGCCGAAGTAGCCCTTCACCGCCACCAGCACCTTGTCGCCCGGCTCCACGGTGTTGGCCAGGGTCGCCTCCATGGCGGCGCTGCCGGTGCCGCTCATGGGAATGGTGAGACGGTTCTCGGTCTGCCAGGCGTAGCGCAGCAGATCCTGCACTTCTCCCATCAGGTCGATGTAGAGCGGATCCAGGTGGCCGATCGGGGTGCGGGCGAGGGCCTTCAGCACCGTGGGGTGGGCGTTCGACGGTCCCGGACCGAGCAGGAGCCGGTCCGGGGTGGCGATGGGCCCCAGGTGCAGGCGATGGCGATCGCTCACGGCAGGCGCCGCGGCGGTGGAGGGGGAGGAGGACAGGGTGACCAAAGCCTGCGGGGCAACTGAGGATCGATGAACGTCAGCCTAAGCAGTGAGCCAACGGCCCTCAGCTGGCCCTGACATTGGTGTCGGCCAGACCGCGGGCCATGTGCTCAAACGGGGCGCTGATCAGAGTCCCTGGCTCCAGACCCGCTTCCGAGAGCCGCTCCGCCAGCACTTCGCCCAGCAGAACGATGCTGCGCACCGTGGGACCGGTGGGGACGCCCAGGCTCTTGTAGGTGTCGTCGAGGCCGTTGAGAACGCGCTCATTGAGGATGGTGGGGTCGTCGGCCACCAGCGCATAACTGGCGTAGCGCAGGAAATAGTCCATGTCGCGCAGGCAGGCGGCCAGCCGGCGGGTGGTGTAGGCATTGCCGCCGGGCAGCAGCAGTTCCGGATCCTGTTCGAACAGGCGACGGCTGGCATCCCGGA from Synechococcus sp. CBW1107 encodes the following:
- a CDS encoding nucleoside deaminase; translation: MRPPAPLPIGSQQLWMERLLRMARRAGEAGEIPVAAVVLDGAGRALGWGTNRRQTGQDPLGHAELVALSQAARLIQDWRFNACSLLVTLEPCPMCAGALIQARMGRVVFAAGDVKRGALGGCLNLAQDPSAHHHMEVMGGVREPEARELLENWFRGRRRAQAIAATGAD
- a CDS encoding alanine--glyoxylate aminotransferase family protein, translated to MSDRHRLHLGPIATPDRLLLGPGPSNAHPTVLKALARTPIGHLDPLYIDLMGEVQDLLRYAWQTENRLTIPMSGTGSAAMEATLANTVEPGDKVLVAVKGYFGLRLVDMAGRYRAEVATIERPWGEAFTLEEIEQALDSHRPAILAMVHAETSTGVCQPMEGIGELCRRYDCLLLLDTVTSLGAVPLHLDAWGVDLAYSCSQKGLSCPPGLGPFTMGERAEAKLASRSGKVPNWYLDVSLLNQYWGSNRVYHHTAPVNMNFGMREALRLLADEGLENAWRRHRLNAERLWTGLERLGLELHVPDHLRLPTLTTVRIPEDVDGKAFSLHLLNTHGIEVGGGLGALAGKVWRIGLMGYNSQPENVDLLLDLLETELPAFRQSAPVAAIA
- a CDS encoding allophycocyanin subunit beta, whose translation is MRDAITGLIGRYDQLGRYLDRDAIDRIATYHSQAEVRLAAVELINREAAEIVRDASRRLFEQDPELLLPGGNAYTTRRLAACLRDMDYFLRYASYALVADDPTILNERVLNGLDDTYKSLGVPTGPTVRSIVLLGEVLAERLSEAGLEPGTLISAPFEHMARGLADTNVRAS